The window GCTTTGAATGGGGGAATGATCCAACTCCAAATCACCAAATTAAAGCAAACTCTGGTGTTCACAGGCGTTCCTCCCCCTGCTGAggaaggcagcacagctgggcactggaatgggctgtcACAGAGCTGCCATCATCAACATGTCCTCTCTGGCTGCCTCCATGCAGCTCGTCCAGGCCAATGAGATGTTCCTCAAGGTCTATCCCTACAGGATAGCAAAGGTTTGTGGgctcccctgggctgtgctccctggcTGAGGGCAGGTAGAGACCATGCTGACCTTaggaagggctgcagcacctctgtggACACAAAAAGTGTTGTTGCTCTTCACGTGGGTGGGAATGGGAGCTGTGGAACACTGCACCTGGAGCAGCTTCTGGAGAACAggctcccaaatccctgctctgaTACAGATCTGCTCCCGAGGGATTTGGCACTGGGGGAAGAGCTGATGCCATGGAGTGTGGGCTCCATCAGCTGTGCTCCTCTCCCATCcaagagagagagcaggcaggaaGCTCAGCAAAAGGTGTGCTGACCTCTGTGTGGTGATGGCAATCAGTGACAGGTGGGAATTTTGGTTTTCTCACATCCAGAGATTGAGTTTGAACAGATAGTCAGGATCACACATAGAGCTTCTCCTACACCACCTACTCATAAGCTGTTAAATGCCTGTTTTCCCTGTTCAGAAGTAAGTGAATGTTTGTGTAGTGATTAGTGCAGAAAAACACAGGCCTTATGTCAATATTattctcctcacagctcctgaGGCGTTTCAAATGCTACTTTATCTTCCATTACAACTTAGTTTCGTCTTTGGGAAGTAGGTTTGTGGCGGTAGAGCTTTCAGAGTTCCCAGAAAGTCTGGATGAGTTAACGAGAACAtcttcctgcccctccctgtgccaggagacAGCAGGGTGGAAGGGAGTGCCCCCCAGATGGGCTCGAGGTCTTGCTCAAGGCTCATAATCAGCACATTAATAGGTGATTTCCACTCCTGCAGACTGCACTGAACATGATCACCCGGTGTCTCGCTGCAGACTTGAAATCAGACGGAATTCTCTGCATTTCCTTGCACCCAGGCTGGCTTCAGACAGACATGGGTGGGAACATGGTGAGTGCCAGCGCTGGAAATGTGACAGTGGGGCTCCCGTGCTGTCCCGAGCCCCTGGCTGTGCGCCTCCGTGTGCTGGGACGCACAAAAACACATCCCCCGCCATTCTAGAACCTCCTTACGTGCATTTAATTCTCTTCTGCAGGATGTTCCCAGTAATGACCTAAGCTTGATTCATTCCAGGCTCCCATGCAGGTGCAGGAGGCTATCCCAGGTATTCTCTCTGTTCTGGACCGTCTcggtgaaaaagaaaatggttcTTTCCTGGACTGGCAAGGGGAAACTCTGCCGTGGTAGAAGTGCACAGAACTCTACAGGAGCAGCTCATCAGCCATAGTTTAACCTTGCCACTCCTGTCTGTGTCTCTAGGGATTTTTTTACACACTTGTCGAAATAGCCAGTCTGACACTCAGCCTCTCTCTAGGTGTATTTGGAAAGCAAAGTGGCTGAGTCTTTCACTTGGTATCGCTACTGCTCTGCTCTAATGCTTCCTGCAGACACTACCGTGCTCTCGGTGATGGGCATCTCCTGGAACCCTCCACAATGGATTCAAACCTGCAGCTTAAATCCAGGGGCTGCTGGTTCCTTCTCACTTCCAAACCCAAAGTGGGCTTCTGGCTCTTTGCAGAATTAAATGACCTGACCTCAGAGTAAGGCCAGTGTAGGCTGTCAGATTACAGTATGCTCAGAAAATACctcctttcatttcctttgttcCTAACTGAGTCAAGGCTGAAATTGCCCAGCTTTAAACCAAGAGAGTTTGGTacttctgtgaattctgtggcAAGCTCTGAGTGTCCCCAGGTTGCCAGTGTACACCAGGCTCTTGCTTTGTTCCCAGTGGGTGACTAACAGCCTGATATGGGGGTGGGAATGTTGTTTTGTACATAAACTTCTGAAGTGTCTTCAATAAAGTCTTGATTAAACAGTCTGTTTACCGAAGTGTTTACTTCATTTAATTTCTCCTCACAGGTTTCTCTCTCCTGACAAGGGAACTTTATTCcttattttcaggaagaaattctaaCCCATGCTAACCTTTCAGGGTAGTTGGGTTTGACACAGTGGGGTGTACCTAAAACAGAGACAGACCCTTGTTCAGGTCTGAAACACTAAAAGCAGCTGGTGAATAAATCTCTTGTGTTCTGGCTGAGGTAGGTATAAAACCAAAAAGCCCTTTGAAGTCTGGGATTGGCTTCAACATCCCTCCCTCATGCCAGCTGATTAGGCACTTTCATGCTGTGCCAAGGTGGTGGGTTCCTGTGCCGAGCAAGAGAAGACAAACAACAGCCAGGTAAGGGGAGAGGACAggtgtggctgtccctggacaGCAGCCACCGGGACCTGCCCCCGGATGCAGACAAGGGTGTGGCAGGGAGAAGTGTCTGTGCTTTCCGTGATCCCTGCATCAGCAGGGATCACTGTAACAGCATCACAGAATCcttctcagaatcacagaatcctcagaatcacagaattgttttggTTGGAAGATCTCTGCATCAGCAGCGATCACTGTGACAGCATGAGAGAATCCttcacggaatcacagaatccttcatagaatcacagaattgtttaagTTGGGAAATCCCTGAATGAGCAGGGGCAGGCTCACTGTAACAGCATGACAGGATCcttctcagaatcacagaatcctcagaatcacagaattgtttaggttggaagatGCCTGCATCAGCAGAGATCACTGTGACAGCATGAGAGAATCCTTCTCGGAATCACAGAAcccttcacagaatcacagaattgtttaagGTGGAAGAGCCCATCTAGTCCAACATGT is drawn from Hirundo rustica isolate bHirRus1 chromosome 22, bHirRus1.pri.v3, whole genome shotgun sequence and contains these coding sequences:
- the LOC120762279 gene encoding C-signal-like, which gives rise to MAQPRCRSVLITGCSRGIGLGLVRGLAAASPSPDLVFATCRYPEKAQELQQLSKQYSNIKLLQLDVVCENSIKKVVKEVEEIVGDKGLNCLINNAGINVLASLEEVTAETMLTIYETNTVAQLMVTKAFLPLLRKAAQLGTGMGCHRAAIINMSSLAASMQLVQANEMFLKVYPYRIAKTALNMITRCLAADLKSDGILCISLHPGWLQTDMGGNMAPMQVQEAIPGILSVLDRLGEKENGSFLDWQGETLPW